One segment of Carya illinoinensis cultivar Pawnee chromosome 1, C.illinoinensisPawnee_v1, whole genome shotgun sequence DNA contains the following:
- the LOC122291430 gene encoding mannose-1-phosphate guanylyltransferase 1-like isoform X1, with product MKALILVGGFGTRLRPLTLSFPKPLVDFANKPMILHQIEALEAIGVSEVVLAINYQPEVMLNFLKDLEAKLGIKITCSQETEPLGTAGPLALARDKLIDDSGEPFFVLNSDVISEYPLKEMIAFHKHHGREASIMVTKVDEPSKYGVVVMEESTGEVEKFVEKPKLFVGNKINAGIYLLNPSVLDRIELRPTSIEKEVFPKIAAEKRLYAMVLPGFWMDVGQPRDYITGLRLYLDSLKKKSPSKLAAGSHIVGNVIVDETVKIGEGCLIGPDVAIGSGCVVESGVRLSRYTVMRGVRIKKHACISSSIIGWHSTVGQWARLENMTILGEDVHVCDEIYSNGGVVLPHKEIKSNIWKPEIVM from the exons ATGAAGGCACTTATTCTTGTTGGAGGGTTTGGGACAAGGCTAAGGCCATTGACATTAAGTTTCCCAAAGCCGCTCGTTGATTTTGCTAACAAACCAATGATCCTTCATCAG ATAGAGGCTCTGGAGGCTATTGGAGTCAGTGAAGTGGTTTTGGCTATCAATTATCAACCAGAG GTGATGTTGAACTTCTTGAAGGACCTTGAAGCAAAGCTTGGGATCAAGATCACATGCTCACAAGAGACCGAGCCACTTGGCACTGCTGGTCCTCTTGCTCTTGCTAGGGACAAACTAATAGATGATTCTGGTGAGCCATTTTTTGTCCTTAACAGTGATGTTATCAGTGAATATCCACTTAAGGAAATGATTGCCTTCCACAAACACCATGGACGGGAAGCTTCGATAATGGTCACCAAG GTGGATGAGCCATCAAAATATGGTGTGGTGGTTATGGAAGAATCTACTGGTGAAGTTGAGAAATTTGtagaaaaaccaaaactatTTGTTGGCAACAAAATCAATGCTGGAATTTACCTATTGAACCCCTCAGTTCTGGATAGAATTGAACTAAGGCCTACTTCAATTGAGAAAGAGGTCTTTCCAAAGATTGCAGCAGAGAAAAGGCTGTATGCTATGGTGCTTCCAGGATTTTGGATGGATGTTGGACAGCCGAGGGATTACATTACAGGGCTGAGACTCTACCTAGACTCATTGAAAAAGAAATCTCCATCAAAGTTGGCTGCTGGCTCCCACATCGTGGGGAATGTTATAGTAGACGAGACCGTCAAAATTGGCGAAGGGTGTCTAATTGGGCCTGATGTTGCAATTGGCTCCGGTTGTGTTGTTGAGTCAGGAGTTAGGCTCTCTCGCTACACGGTAATGCGGGGAGTCCGCATCAAGAAGCATGCTTGCATTTCCAGCAGTATCATTGGATGGCACTCCACAGTTGGGCAATGGGCCCGCTTAGAGAACATGACCATTCTTGGAGAAGATGTGCACGTTTGTGATGAAATTTACAGTAATGGTGGTGTTGTTTTGCCCCACAAAGAAATTAAATCTAACATTTGGAAGCCCGAGATAGTCATGTGA
- the LOC122291430 gene encoding mannose-1-phosphate guanylyltransferase 1-like isoform X4 yields the protein MLNFLKDLEAKLGIKITCSQETEPLGTAGPLALARDKLIDDSGEPFFVLNSDVISEYPLKEMIAFHKHHGREASIMVTKVDEPSKYGVVVMEESTGEVEKFVEKPKLFVGNKINAGIYLLNPSVLDRIELRPTSIEKEVFPKIAAEKRLYAMVLPGFWMDVGQPRDYITGLRLYLDSLKKKSPSKLAAGSHIVGNVIVDETVKIGEGCLIGPDVAIGSGCVVESGVRLSRYTVMRGVRIKKHACISSSIIGWHSTVGQWARLENMTILGEDVHVCDEIYSNGGVVLPHKEIKSNIWKPEIVM from the exons ATGTTGAACTTCTTGAAGGACCTTGAAGCAAAGCTTGGGATCAAGATCACATGCTCACAAGAGACCGAGCCACTTGGCACTGCTGGTCCTCTTGCTCTTGCTAGGGACAAACTAATAGATGATTCTGGTGAGCCATTTTTTGTCCTTAACAGTGATGTTATCAGTGAATATCCACTTAAGGAAATGATTGCCTTCCACAAACACCATGGACGGGAAGCTTCGATAATGGTCACCAAG GTGGATGAGCCATCAAAATATGGTGTGGTGGTTATGGAAGAATCTACTGGTGAAGTTGAGAAATTTGtagaaaaaccaaaactatTTGTTGGCAACAAAATCAATGCTGGAATTTACCTATTGAACCCCTCAGTTCTGGATAGAATTGAACTAAGGCCTACTTCAATTGAGAAAGAGGTCTTTCCAAAGATTGCAGCAGAGAAAAGGCTGTATGCTATGGTGCTTCCAGGATTTTGGATGGATGTTGGACAGCCGAGGGATTACATTACAGGGCTGAGACTCTACCTAGACTCATTGAAAAAGAAATCTCCATCAAAGTTGGCTGCTGGCTCCCACATCGTGGGGAATGTTATAGTAGACGAGACCGTCAAAATTGGCGAAGGGTGTCTAATTGGGCCTGATGTTGCAATTGGCTCCGGTTGTGTTGTTGAGTCAGGAGTTAGGCTCTCTCGCTACACGGTAATGCGGGGAGTCCGCATCAAGAAGCATGCTTGCATTTCCAGCAGTATCATTGGATGGCACTCCACAGTTGGGCAATGGGCCCGCTTAGAGAACATGACCATTCTTGGAGAAGATGTGCACGTTTGTGATGAAATTTACAGTAATGGTGGTGTTGTTTTGCCCCACAAAGAAATTAAATCTAACATTTGGAAGCCCGAGATAGTCATGTGA
- the LOC122291498 gene encoding uncharacterized protein At2g39795, mitochondrial-like produces MAFTSIFRKSVSSFAPVVSRLVRGQRSCHTALFTAINHANLSRSPTLSFLVPTLNYSSATKRPSADESLIRIIESEIKCLEDTDDYDRVEEIPTSFPFQIEDNPGFQTLTLKRTYQGESIEVEVHMPDLVTGEAAADDDDGEKANQSSLPLAVVVSKEGGPSLEFSCAAYPDEIVIDCLSVKHPEISEDEIAYRGPDFHDLDENLKKAFHKYLEMRGIKPSTIDFLHEYMINKNSREEMIWMKKLKKFIEA; encoded by the exons ATGGCCTTCACCTCCATTTTTCGCAAATCGGTTTCTTCTTTTGCTCCAGTCGTGAGTCGACTTGTTCGGGGACAAAGAAGTTGCCATACGGCCCTTTTCACGGCCATAAACCACGCCAATCTCTCTCGCAGCCCCACTCTGAGCTTTTTGGTTCCTACCCTTAACTACTCTTCTGCTACGAAGAGGCCGAGTGCTGATGAAAGCCTCATCCGGATAATTGAGTCAGAGATCAAATGTTTGGAGGATACCGATGATTACGACCGG GTCGAAGAGATTCCAACCAGTTTTCCTTTCCAAATTGAAGATAATCCAGGGTTTCAAACGCTAACACTGAAAAGAACGTATCAAGGTGAAAGCATAGAAGTTGAAGTTCACATGCCTGATCTAGTTACTGGTGAAGCTGctgctgatgatgatgatggtgaaaAGGCCAATCAATCTAGCTTGCCGCTCGCTGTCGTTGTCTCCAAGGAGGGTGGACCTAGTCTAGAGTTCAGTTGCGCTGCTTACCCAGATGAAATTGTGATTGATTGCTTGTCAGTTAAACATCCAGAAATTTCTGAGGATGAGATTGCCTATAGGGGGCCTGACTTCCA TGATTTGGATGAGAACCTGAAAAAGGCTTTCCATAAGTATTTAGAGATGAGAGGAATCAAGCCCAGCACAATTGATTTCTTACACGAGTATATGATCAACAAGAACAGTAGAGAAGAAATGATTTGGATGAAGAAACTTAAGAAGTTCATTGAAGCCTGA